In Actinomadura citrea, a single window of DNA contains:
- a CDS encoding phosphoenolpyruvate hydrolase family protein, whose product MNRETVLFRLRNAVEEGRPVIGAGAGTGLSAKCAEEGGVDLIIIYNSGRYRMAGRGSLAGLLPYGDANQIVVEMASEVLPVVRDTPVLAGVCGTDPFRVMPVFLDQLKAMGFAGVQNFPTVGLYDGVFRQNLEETGMGYDLEIEMVRLAHERGMVTAPYVFDEDQAGAMAEAGADVLVPHVGLTTKGGIGAETALTLDEAVERVQAMRDAAVAARPDVIVLCHGGPIAEPDDAAYVLSRTEGVVGFFGASSVERLPTERAITAQVAAFKNLEI is encoded by the coding sequence GTGAACCGCGAGACCGTCCTGTTCCGGCTGCGGAACGCCGTCGAGGAGGGCAGGCCCGTCATCGGCGCGGGCGCGGGCACCGGGCTGTCCGCCAAGTGCGCCGAGGAGGGCGGCGTCGACCTGATCATCATCTACAACTCGGGCCGCTACCGGATGGCCGGACGCGGGTCGCTCGCCGGCCTGCTGCCGTACGGGGACGCCAACCAGATCGTGGTGGAGATGGCGTCGGAGGTGCTGCCCGTCGTCCGGGACACGCCCGTGCTGGCCGGGGTGTGCGGCACCGACCCGTTCCGGGTGATGCCGGTCTTCCTCGACCAGCTCAAGGCCATGGGCTTCGCGGGCGTGCAGAACTTCCCCACCGTCGGGCTCTACGACGGCGTCTTCCGGCAGAACCTCGAAGAGACGGGCATGGGGTACGACCTGGAGATCGAGATGGTGCGGCTCGCCCACGAGCGCGGCATGGTCACCGCTCCCTACGTCTTCGACGAGGACCAGGCGGGGGCGATGGCCGAGGCGGGCGCCGACGTTCTCGTCCCGCACGTCGGGCTCACCACCAAGGGCGGCATCGGCGCCGAGACGGCCCTGACGCTGGACGAGGCGGTCGAGCGCGTCCAGGCCATGCGGGACGCGGCGGTCGCCGCCCGTCCCGACGTAATCGTGCTGTGCCACGGCGGCCCCATCGCCGAACCGGACGACGCGGCCTACGTCCTGTCCCGGACGGAGGGCGTCGTCGGTTTCTTCGGCGCCTCCTCCGTCGAGCGGCTCCCGACCGAGCGGGCCATCACCGCGCAGGTCGCGGCCTTCAAGAACCTGGAGATCTGA
- a CDS encoding cupin domain-containing protein, which produces MLRNPGDVATATFDWGAIKWFVTPSAVPGAGSTLGEVIVNPGKGHARHHHPNAEEVIYVISGEAAQMVDDGEPFLIREGDALHIPKGVWHSTYNMTWRPLRLIVTYTPGGEEKALEAAPDYCLHEPGAIPEWRPV; this is translated from the coding sequence ATGCTGAGGAACCCCGGTGACGTGGCGACCGCGACCTTCGACTGGGGGGCGATCAAGTGGTTCGTCACGCCGTCCGCGGTGCCCGGGGCGGGCAGCACCCTGGGGGAGGTGATCGTCAACCCCGGCAAGGGCCATGCCCGCCACCACCACCCGAACGCCGAGGAGGTCATCTACGTGATCTCCGGCGAGGCCGCGCAGATGGTCGACGACGGCGAACCCTTCCTGATCCGCGAGGGCGACGCCCTCCACATCCCCAAGGGCGTCTGGCACTCCACCTACAACATGACATGGCGCCCCCTGCGCCTGATCGTCACCTACACCCCCGGCGGTGAGGAGAAGGCCCTGGAAGCCGCCCCGGATTACTGCCTGCACGAACCGGGTGCCATCCCCGAGTGGCGCCCGGTCTGA
- a CDS encoding ROK family transcriptional regulator: MEPMTAHSARALRSQGALAVLRYVHAHPSAKRADAARALGLSSGSATEIASRLKAARLVDEEASALTGGRGRPSPALVPHRDGPLVCVVDISHERWRVACVELGGRVLTQEAGGHSGTPDVLGTLGRRVSALHARHGHRLRAVSACVAGTVSAATVVQASGMGWRDVDLDPLRPPGVPLLVGNDASLAGLAEARRGAGAGARVVLHLTVEVGVGGILVVDGRPVDGATGAGGEFGHMPFGDPSLRCPCGAHGCWDLEVDGRAMARALGRPAPRDPRTAAGRVIAAAASDPAARSAVEAAAHALGRGIGALANALDPGVVTLSGLATDLAATAPTALETGYAAALMRYRRAAPPPILASTLGAQGPLTGAADAAFDTLLTEEGLDAWSRT, translated from the coding sequence ATGGAGCCGATGACCGCGCACTCCGCGCGCGCCCTGCGCAGCCAGGGGGCGCTCGCCGTGCTCCGCTACGTCCACGCGCACCCGTCCGCGAAGCGCGCGGACGCGGCGCGGGCGCTGGGCCTGAGCAGCGGGTCCGCGACCGAGATCGCGAGCCGGTTGAAGGCGGCCCGGCTGGTCGACGAGGAGGCCTCCGCCCTGACCGGCGGGCGCGGCCGCCCCTCCCCGGCGCTCGTGCCCCACCGGGACGGCCCGCTGGTGTGCGTCGTGGACATCAGCCACGAGCGGTGGCGGGTGGCCTGCGTCGAACTGGGCGGCCGCGTCCTCACGCAGGAGGCCGGCGGCCACTCCGGTACCCCGGACGTCCTCGGGACGCTCGGCCGCCGCGTGTCGGCCCTGCACGCCCGCCACGGCCACCGGCTCCGCGCGGTGTCCGCCTGCGTCGCGGGCACGGTCAGTGCGGCCACGGTCGTCCAGGCTTCGGGCATGGGCTGGCGCGACGTGGACCTCGACCCGCTCCGGCCGCCCGGAGTCCCCCTGCTCGTCGGCAACGACGCCTCGCTCGCCGGCCTGGCGGAGGCGAGACGCGGGGCGGGCGCCGGGGCGCGGGTGGTCCTGCACCTGACGGTCGAGGTGGGGGTCGGCGGCATCCTCGTCGTGGACGGACGGCCGGTGGACGGCGCCACCGGCGCGGGCGGCGAGTTCGGCCACATGCCGTTCGGCGACCCCTCGCTCCGCTGCCCCTGCGGCGCCCATGGCTGCTGGGACCTGGAGGTCGACGGCCGCGCCATGGCCCGCGCGCTGGGCCGCCCCGCGCCCCGCGACCCGCGCACCGCGGCCGGGCGCGTGATCGCCGCGGCGGCGTCCGACCCGGCGGCCCGCTCGGCCGTCGAGGCCGCCGCACACGCGCTGGGACGCGGCATCGGCGCCCTCGCCAACGCCCTCGACCCCGGCGTCGTCACGCTGTCCGGCCTGGCCACCGACCTGGCCGCGACGGCCCCCACGGCCCTCGAAACCGGTTACGCCGCAGCCCTGATGCGCTACCGCCGTGCGGCGCCGCCGCCCATCCTGGCCTCCACGCTCGGCGCGCAGGGCCCCCTGACCGGAGCCGCCGACGCCGCCTTCGACACCCTCCTCACCGAGGAGGGCCTGGACGCCTGGTCCCGCACCTGA
- a CDS encoding MFS transporter → MKPAAAAPARTPETLGLYAAFGCLGYLLTALGAILPQLREERGLPRAEAALYPSAFALGLVIVGLVGHRLAARLGRYAIPAALTALVGGATLLAASGGRLGTAAGALVLGLGGAGLVQLVPAALRAAHHGDGTIQIGEANAVSSAASVLSPVLIGVALAHGLGWRPAFAAPPLLAAAALLLLTRPPQPPTSATPDDGSEGDGSVRSEGPGSGSRDGAAGTGLAAGEGGVGFWGRWVDLVLAVGVEFCMVFWAADFLGSVKGLGSGGAATLSAGFVLGMAAGRAVAGPVVRRGGRPDRLLALAAAVGLGGFAVLWASPAPVAVAGLVLTGLGVALLYPVILGQALAARPSEPVRAAARCALASGVAIGVAPLVLGALADLTTLRAAVFVAPVLLLVLLARCGRRLRTGSAS, encoded by the coding sequence ATGAAGCCTGCCGCCGCGGCCCCGGCCCGGACGCCGGAGACGCTCGGGCTGTACGCCGCCTTCGGATGCCTCGGCTACCTGCTCACCGCGCTCGGCGCGATCCTGCCCCAACTGCGGGAGGAGCGCGGCCTGCCCCGCGCCGAGGCCGCCCTCTACCCGTCCGCCTTCGCCCTCGGACTGGTGATCGTCGGTCTGGTCGGGCACCGCCTGGCGGCCCGACTCGGGCGTTACGCGATCCCGGCGGCCCTGACCGCCCTCGTCGGCGGCGCCACCCTCCTGGCCGCCTCCGGCGGACGCCTCGGAACGGCCGCCGGCGCCCTGGTCCTCGGCCTCGGCGGTGCGGGCCTCGTCCAACTCGTCCCGGCGGCCCTGCGCGCCGCGCACCACGGCGATGGAACGATCCAAATCGGTGAGGCCAACGCGGTCTCCAGCGCCGCGTCCGTCCTCTCCCCGGTCCTCATCGGCGTCGCCCTGGCCCACGGCCTCGGCTGGCGCCCCGCCTTCGCCGCCCCGCCCCTCCTGGCGGCCGCCGCGCTCCTCCTCCTCACCCGCCCGCCCCAGCCCCCCACCTCGGCCACTCCGGACGACGGGAGCGAGGGGGACGGGTCGGTTCGTTCGGAAGGGCCCGGTTCCGGCTCGCGTGATGGTGCGGCCGGGACGGGCTTGGCGGCTGGGGAAGGCGGGGTGGGGTTCTGGGGGCGGTGGGTCGATCTCGTGCTGGCGGTGGGGGTGGAGTTCTGCATGGTCTTCTGGGCGGCGGACTTCCTCGGGAGCGTCAAGGGGCTCGGGTCGGGGGGCGCGGCCACGTTGTCGGCGGGGTTCGTCCTCGGGATGGCCGCCGGGCGGGCGGTCGCCGGGCCGGTCGTGCGGCGCGGGGGGCGGCCGGACCGGCTGCTCGCCCTCGCGGCGGCCGTCGGGCTCGGCGGGTTCGCGGTTCTGTGGGCGTCGCCCGCGCCGGTCGCGGTCGCCGGGCTCGTGCTGACCGGGCTCGGGGTGGCGCTGCTGTATCCGGTGATCCTCGGGCAGGCGCTCGCCGCCCGGCCGTCCGAGCCGGTGCGGGCCGCGGCGCGCTGCGCGCTCGCCTCCGGGGTGGCGATCGGCGTCGCCCCGCTCGTGCTCGGGGCGCTCGCCGATCTCACCACCCTGCGCGCCGCCGTGTTCGTCGCGCCCGTCCTGCTGCTGGTGCTGCTGGCCCGCTGCGGACGGCGGCTCAGAACGGGATCGGCGTCGTGA
- a CDS encoding NAD(P)/FAD-dependent oxidoreductase, giving the protein MAHVVIVGGGFAGVWSAAAAARVRGTEDLRITLIAPGDDLVLRPRLYEPEPERATVALKRVLEPVGVGHLRAAVQDIDVDGRTVTADGRKVGYDRLVLAAGSRLVRPEIPGAERMFDVDTLAGARRLRGHLRGRDEYTAVVVGAGFAGLEIASELAGRGRVVLVEKAGEIAPELGPGPLPVIEVALERLGVECRLGTTVAEVTQGGAMLADGSTIPADAVVWTAGLEASTLTSQIPGERDPLGRLKVDAHLRAHDAVFAAGDVAAALADEGHLTMQSCQHAIPMGKTAGHNAAADLLGVPPIAFAPAPYVTDLDLGAAGAVYTRGWDRLVALHGAEGKWVKRWLMDKIHPPVDDAATILAHAGMVTTPIPF; this is encoded by the coding sequence ATGGCGCACGTGGTGATCGTCGGCGGGGGTTTCGCCGGAGTGTGGAGCGCGGCGGCGGCCGCACGGGTCCGCGGAACGGAGGACCTGCGGATCACGCTGATCGCGCCAGGTGACGACCTCGTCCTGCGGCCCCGGCTGTACGAGCCGGAGCCCGAGCGGGCGACGGTCGCGCTGAAGCGGGTCCTGGAGCCGGTCGGCGTCGGGCACCTGCGGGCGGCCGTCCAGGACATCGACGTGGACGGGCGGACCGTGACCGCGGACGGGCGGAAGGTCGGGTACGACCGGCTCGTCCTCGCCGCGGGGAGCCGTCTCGTCCGGCCGGAGATCCCGGGCGCCGAGCGGATGTTCGACGTGGACACCCTCGCGGGCGCCCGGCGGCTGCGCGGCCACCTGCGCGGTCGCGACGAGTACACGGCCGTCGTGGTCGGCGCCGGGTTCGCCGGGCTGGAGATCGCCTCCGAGCTGGCCGGACGCGGGCGGGTCGTGCTGGTGGAGAAGGCCGGGGAGATCGCCCCCGAACTCGGCCCCGGACCGCTGCCGGTGATCGAGGTGGCGCTGGAGAGGCTGGGCGTCGAGTGCCGCCTCGGCACGACGGTCGCGGAGGTCACGCAGGGCGGCGCGATGCTGGCCGACGGCTCCACGATCCCGGCCGACGCCGTGGTGTGGACGGCGGGCCTGGAGGCGAGCACGCTCACGTCCCAGATCCCCGGTGAGCGCGACCCCCTGGGCCGCCTGAAGGTCGACGCGCACCTGCGCGCCCACGACGCCGTCTTCGCGGCCGGGGACGTCGCCGCCGCCCTCGCCGACGAGGGGCACCTGACGATGCAGAGCTGCCAGCACGCGATCCCGATGGGCAAGACGGCCGGCCACAACGCCGCGGCGGACCTTCTCGGCGTCCCGCCGATCGCCTTCGCCCCGGCCCCCTACGTCACGGACCTCGACCTCGGCGCGGCCGGGGCCGTCTACACCCGCGGCTGGGACCGGCTCGTCGCGCTGCACGGCGCGGAGGGCAAGTGGGTCAAGCGCTGGCTCATGGACAAGATCCACCCGCCCGTGGACGACGCCGCGACGATCCTCGCCCACGCGGGCATGGTCACGACGCCGATCCCGTTCTGA
- the sigJ gene encoding RNA polymerase sigma factor SigJ, translated as MEDLDWETNRPAVFGAAYRLLGSVAEAEDVVQDVWLRASKADRSGVHDPRAWLVTIAARLAYNVLKSARVRREEYTGPWLPEPLPTGPDVADRVIVDDSVSTAMLLVMEELSPPERVAFVLHDVFDVPFAQVAGVLGNSAAAARKLASRARGRVADARAARPKASRAERERVLTAFRAAAEGGDIDRLVRLLHPGAVYVADGGGKAVASRRPITGADRIARLLAGVAARSRTDRIGLIEVGGELALATHRDGRVVWVDTLEIADGRVTALHRVANPDKLGHL; from the coding sequence GTGGAGGACCTGGACTGGGAGACCAACCGCCCGGCGGTGTTCGGCGCCGCGTACCGGCTGCTCGGCAGCGTGGCCGAGGCGGAGGACGTCGTCCAGGACGTGTGGCTCCGCGCCTCGAAGGCCGACCGGTCGGGCGTCCACGACCCGCGCGCGTGGCTCGTGACGATCGCGGCCCGGCTGGCGTACAACGTGCTGAAGTCGGCGCGGGTGCGCCGCGAGGAGTACACCGGGCCGTGGCTGCCCGAACCCCTCCCGACCGGCCCGGACGTCGCGGACCGGGTGATCGTGGACGACTCGGTCAGCACCGCGATGCTGCTCGTGATGGAGGAACTGTCGCCGCCCGAGCGGGTGGCGTTCGTCCTGCACGACGTGTTCGACGTCCCGTTCGCCCAGGTCGCGGGGGTGCTCGGGAACTCGGCGGCGGCGGCGCGCAAGCTGGCGTCCCGGGCCCGCGGGCGGGTGGCGGACGCCCGCGCGGCCCGGCCGAAGGCGAGCCGCGCGGAACGGGAGCGGGTCCTCACCGCGTTCCGCGCGGCCGCCGAGGGCGGTGACATCGACCGCCTCGTCCGCCTCCTGCATCCCGGCGCCGTCTATGTCGCGGACGGCGGCGGCAAGGCCGTCGCGTCCCGTCGCCCGATCACCGGCGCGGACCGGATCGCCCGCCTCCTGGCGGGCGTCGCCGCCCGGTCCCGGACGGACCGCATCGGCCTCATCGAGGTGGGCGGCGAACTCGCCCTGGCGACCCACCGCGACGGCCGCGTCGTCTGGGTCGACACGCTGGAGATCGCCGACGGCCGCGTGACGGCCCTCCACCGGGTGGCGAACCCGGACAAGCTCGGTCACCTGTAG
- a CDS encoding YchJ family protein — MAKRCPCGVGSRYRDCCGPLHRGEETAATAVRLMRSRFSAFAVGDEAYLLVTWHPATRPERIGFEDGTRWTRLEIVRTEGGGPDDDRGLVEFRAHYLTGTEPGEMHEVSRFARHDGAWVYVRGKVS; from the coding sequence GTGGCGAAAAGATGTCCGTGCGGGGTCGGCTCTCGGTATCGGGACTGTTGCGGGCCGTTGCACCGGGGTGAGGAAACGGCTGCGACGGCCGTCCGGTTGATGCGGTCGCGGTTCAGCGCGTTCGCGGTGGGGGACGAGGCGTACCTGCTCGTGACCTGGCATCCGGCGACCCGGCCGGAGCGGATCGGGTTCGAGGACGGCACCCGCTGGACGCGGCTGGAGATCGTCCGCACCGAGGGCGGCGGGCCGGACGACGACAGGGGCCTCGTGGAGTTCCGCGCCCACTACCTGACGGGGACCGAGCCCGGGGAAATGCACGAGGTCAGCCGGTTCGCGCGGCACGACGGTGCGTGGGTCTACGTCCGCGGCAAAGTGAGTTGA
- a CDS encoding SAM-dependent methyltransferase yields MSAQQPPEIDTSRPHPARMWNYWIGGKDYYEIDRQVGEQVAAAFPSVGDVARHSRVTLGRMVRHLAEKEGVRQFLDIGTGLPTHDNTHEVAQRVAPESRVVYVDNDPLVLVHARALLTGRAEGRTDYVECDVRDPGRILAEAARTLDLDRPVGLVMFGIMGNVVDDGEAYAIVRRLLDALVPGSFMAFNDGTGVVDREGREEAIRIAVEQGSTPYVVRAPDQIADFFAGLELLEPGVVSTSQWRPEATPFGMPETVDAACGLARKP; encoded by the coding sequence ATGTCCGCACAGCAGCCGCCCGAGATCGACACCTCCCGCCCGCATCCGGCCCGCATGTGGAACTACTGGATCGGCGGCAAGGACTACTACGAGATCGACCGGCAGGTCGGCGAGCAGGTCGCCGCGGCGTTCCCCAGCGTCGGCGACGTCGCCCGCCACTCCCGCGTGACACTGGGCCGCATGGTCCGCCACCTCGCAGAGAAGGAGGGCGTCCGGCAGTTCCTCGACATCGGGACGGGACTTCCCACGCACGACAACACCCACGAGGTCGCCCAGCGCGTCGCACCCGAATCGCGCGTCGTGTACGTCGACAACGACCCGCTGGTCCTCGTGCACGCGCGGGCGCTGCTGACCGGACGTGCCGAAGGCAGGACGGACTACGTCGAGTGCGACGTCCGCGACCCCGGCCGGATCCTGGCCGAGGCCGCCCGCACCCTCGACCTCGACCGGCCGGTCGGCCTCGTCATGTTCGGGATCATGGGCAACGTCGTCGACGACGGCGAGGCGTACGCCATCGTCCGGCGGCTCCTGGACGCCCTCGTGCCGGGGAGCTTCATGGCGTTCAACGACGGCACCGGCGTCGTCGACCGCGAGGGGCGCGAGGAGGCCATCCGCATCGCCGTCGAGCAGGGCTCGACGCCCTATGTCGTCCGCGCGCCCGACCAGATCGCCGACTTCTTCGCCGGCCTCGAACTGCTGGAGCCGGGCGTCGTCTCCACGTCCCAATGGCGCCCCGAGGCCACGCCCTTCGGCATGCCGGAAACGGTGGACGCCGCCTGCGGCCTGGCCCGCAAGCCCTGA
- a CDS encoding YciI family protein: MKYVLMFVETEEFAKELAAMSDGERQAAYEQVSEWFARYSAQIGHHAHLEPAHTATTLRLDGPDPLITDGPFVEGKEVVSGYAEVEVADLDEALAIARAWPACPVVEIRPLT; the protein is encoded by the coding sequence GTGAAGTACGTTCTCATGTTCGTCGAGACCGAGGAGTTCGCCAAGGAGCTGGCCGCGATGAGCGACGGCGAGCGGCAGGCGGCGTATGAGCAGGTTTCCGAGTGGTTCGCCCGGTATTCCGCCCAGATCGGCCATCACGCGCATCTCGAACCCGCGCACACGGCGACCACCCTGCGCCTGGACGGGCCGGACCCGCTGATCACCGACGGCCCCTTCGTCGAGGGCAAGGAGGTCGTGAGCGGCTATGCCGAGGTCGAGGTCGCCGACCTCGACGAGGCCCTCGCCATCGCCCGTGCCTGGCCCGCCTGCCCGGTCGTCGAGATCCGCCCGCTCACGTGA
- a CDS encoding RNA polymerase sigma factor, whose translation MARTELARVVREHAGRLTACLIRTLGDFAAAEDVMQDAVETALRRWPEEGVPDHPDAWLLTTARRRGIDLLRRQANYRDKLARLQWPAPGEPDDRLRLIFICCHPALPVAAQVALTLRTVCGLTTGQIAAAFLVPEATVAQRITRAKRKITDARIPYRMPSDAELDARVRQVLAVVYLLFNEGYLTSGGDRPHARDLAGDAEWLAASLAWLMPREPEALGLLALIRLHQARAAARFDGGAHLVPLRDQDRGAWDREAVADAAALIARAAALKRPGPYQLQAAIVACHAEAPTWDDTDWTQILVLYDLLLRKTDTPIVRLHRAVAVRYVQGPAAALDALAPLAEALDGHHLYHAARAELLRDLGRRREARTADRRALDLAGNPAQQALLAERLAWT comes from the coding sequence GTGGCGCGCACCGAGCTGGCCCGCGTGGTGCGCGAGCACGCGGGCCGGCTGACGGCGTGCCTCATCCGGACCCTCGGCGACTTCGCCGCGGCCGAGGACGTCATGCAGGACGCCGTCGAGACCGCCCTGCGACGCTGGCCCGAAGAGGGTGTTCCCGACCATCCGGACGCCTGGCTCCTCACCACGGCCCGGCGCCGCGGCATCGACCTGCTGCGCCGGCAGGCCAACTACCGCGACAAGCTCGCCCGGCTCCAGTGGCCGGCGCCCGGCGAACCCGACGACCGGCTCAGGCTGATCTTCATCTGCTGCCACCCCGCGCTGCCCGTGGCGGCGCAGGTCGCGCTCACCCTGCGCACGGTGTGCGGGCTGACCACCGGGCAGATCGCCGCCGCGTTCCTTGTTCCCGAGGCGACGGTCGCGCAGCGCATCACCCGCGCCAAACGCAAGATCACCGACGCGCGGATCCCGTACCGGATGCCGTCGGACGCCGAGCTCGACGCACGGGTGAGGCAGGTCCTCGCCGTCGTGTACCTGCTGTTCAACGAGGGGTACCTGACCAGCGGCGGCGACCGTCCGCACGCCCGCGACCTCGCCGGCGACGCCGAGTGGCTGGCCGCGAGCCTCGCCTGGCTCATGCCGCGCGAGCCCGAGGCGCTCGGCCTGCTCGCCCTCATCCGGCTCCACCAGGCCCGCGCCGCCGCCCGCTTCGACGGCGGCGCCCACCTCGTCCCGCTGCGCGACCAGGACCGCGGCGCCTGGGACCGCGAGGCCGTCGCCGACGCCGCCGCCCTCATCGCCCGCGCCGCCGCGCTGAAACGGCCCGGCCCGTACCAGCTCCAGGCCGCCATCGTCGCCTGCCATGCCGAGGCCCCCACCTGGGACGACACCGACTGGACGCAGATCCTCGTCCTCTACGACCTGCTCCTGCGCAAGACGGACACGCCGATCGTCCGGCTGCACCGCGCCGTCGCCGTCCGCTACGTCCAGGGTCCGGCCGCCGCGCTGGACGCTCTCGCGCCGCTCGCCGAGGCCCTCGACGGCCACCACCTGTACCACGCCGCCCGCGCCGAACTGCTGCGCGACCTGGGCCGCCGCCGTGAGGCCCGCACCGCCGACCGCCGCGCCCTCGACCTGGCGGGCAACCCGGCCCAGCAGGCGCTCCTGGCCGAACGCCTCGCCTGGACGTGA
- a CDS encoding M1 family metallopeptidase encodes MATLGSAHRLPLAIATAGATTLALFAPAAAADVRYEPGAPGLGDPYFPDLGNGGYDVAHYYLKTAYDPGTDELTGTTTIRATATQNLSRFNLDFAKMNVRSVRVNGREASFDRTGERELEITPSRGLRERHSFTVTVRYDGVPQPLGGPIIFDLPYGFLPTKDGATVMGEPNGASTWFPANDHPRDKAPVTLETTVPHGLKAIGNGRLVRQWTAHGKDTFVWREDRPMATYLVTNSIGRFNVSTTTTPKGVPQLDAVDPAIASDPDALSTPRHTTRVTDELAGYFGDYPFTSTGSIVENDNVPPLNLEYALETQTRPTYQSPPVERGVAHEMGHQWFGDSVSVRDWKDVWLNEGFAKWVEWYWAERHGGQSAQLSFQQSYDDPPPIQPDRPPFWDVVIADPTRDQLFHRAIYFRGAMTLQALRHRIGDGPFLRLVRTWVSDKRYGNGSTGDFEALAEGISGQNLDAFFNAWLHSPVKPTTW; translated from the coding sequence ATGGCGACTCTCGGATCCGCCCACCGGCTTCCGCTGGCGATCGCGACGGCCGGCGCCACGACGCTCGCGCTGTTCGCGCCCGCCGCGGCCGCCGACGTCCGGTACGAGCCCGGCGCCCCCGGCCTCGGCGACCCCTACTTCCCCGACCTCGGCAACGGCGGGTACGACGTCGCGCACTACTACCTCAAGACCGCCTACGACCCCGGCACCGACGAGCTCACCGGCACGACCACCATCAGGGCCACCGCCACCCAGAACCTGTCCCGGTTCAACCTCGACTTCGCCAAGATGAACGTGCGGTCGGTCCGCGTGAACGGCCGCGAGGCGTCGTTCGACCGCACCGGCGAGCGCGAGCTGGAGATCACCCCGTCCCGGGGGCTGCGCGAGCGCCACTCGTTCACCGTGACCGTCCGCTACGACGGCGTGCCGCAGCCCCTCGGCGGCCCGATCATCTTCGACCTCCCGTACGGGTTCCTGCCGACCAAGGACGGCGCGACGGTCATGGGCGAGCCCAACGGCGCGTCGACCTGGTTCCCGGCCAACGACCACCCGCGCGACAAGGCGCCGGTGACCCTGGAGACGACCGTCCCCCACGGCCTCAAGGCGATCGGCAACGGACGCCTCGTCCGGCAGTGGACCGCCCACGGGAAGGACACCTTCGTGTGGCGGGAGGACCGGCCGATGGCGACGTACCTGGTGACCAACTCGATCGGACGGTTCAACGTCTCCACGACGACCACCCCCAAGGGCGTCCCGCAACTCGACGCGGTCGACCCGGCCATCGCCTCCGACCCCGACGCGCTCAGCACCCCGCGCCACACCACGCGGGTGACCGACGAACTGGCCGGCTACTTCGGCGACTACCCGTTCACCAGCACCGGTTCCATCGTCGAGAACGACAACGTCCCACCGCTCAACCTCGAGTACGCGCTGGAGACCCAGACCCGCCCCACCTACCAGAGCCCGCCCGTCGAGAGGGGCGTGGCGCACGAGATGGGCCACCAGTGGTTCGGCGACAGCGTCTCGGTCCGCGACTGGAAGGACGTCTGGCTGAACGAGGGCTTCGCGAAGTGGGTCGAGTGGTACTGGGCGGAGAGGCACGGCGGCCAGTCCGCGCAGCTGTCGTTCCAGCAGTCCTACGACGACCCGCCGCCGATCCAGCCGGACCGGCCCCCGTTCTGGGACGTCGTGATCGCCGATCCGACCCGCGACCAGCTGTTCCACCGCGCGATCTACTTCCGCGGAGCGATGACCCTGCAGGCCCTCCGCCACAGGATCGGTGACGGGCCGTTCCTCCGCCTCGTCCGCACCTGGGTTTCGGACAAGCGGTACGGCAACGGCAGCACCGGGGACTTCGAGGCCCTGGCGGAAGGGATTTCCGGCCAGAACCTGGACGCGTTCTTCAACGCCTGGCTCCACAGCCCCGTAAAGCCCACCACCTGGTGA
- a CDS encoding GNAT family N-acetyltransferase encodes MELQYVLDGETEFMLLEPGERESDLEPLKVRLAACVEGRDLSYLVVALDGPAAVGYVEVSVLPYARARRTGHVVAGVRAGYGGRGLGEALMREAVREAQARGMRRLELTVMEHNRRALALYLKCGFQVEGLRRAALEVQGHRIDQYYMGLLLD; translated from the coding sequence GTGGAGTTGCAGTATGTCCTGGACGGCGAGACGGAGTTCATGCTTCTGGAGCCCGGGGAGCGGGAGTCAGACCTTGAGCCGTTGAAAGTGCGCCTGGCCGCGTGCGTCGAGGGGCGTGATCTGTCCTACCTGGTCGTGGCGCTGGACGGACCCGCGGCGGTCGGCTACGTCGAGGTATCGGTGCTTCCCTATGCCCGGGCCCGCCGCACCGGCCACGTGGTGGCCGGCGTGCGCGCCGGATACGGGGGGCGGGGCCTCGGCGAGGCGCTGATGCGGGAGGCGGTGCGGGAGGCACAGGCGCGGGGGATGCGACGTCTGGAACTTACCGTTATGGAGCACAATCGCCGCGCTCTAGCGCTTTACCTGAAATGCGGTTTCCAGGTGGAGGGGCTCCGGCGGGCCGCCCTGGAGGTCCAGGGGCATCGGATCGACCAGTACTACATGGGGCTGCTGTTGGACTGA